A portion of the Gorilla gorilla gorilla isolate KB3781 chromosome X, NHGRI_mGorGor1-v2.1_pri, whole genome shotgun sequence genome contains these proteins:
- the CHST7 gene encoding carbohydrate sulfotransferase 7 — translation MKGRRRRRREYCKFALLLVLYTLVLLLVPSVLDGGRDGDKGAEHCPGLQRSLGVWSLEAAAAGEREQGAEARAAEEGGANQSPRFPSNLSGAVGEAVSREKQHIYVHATWRTGSSFLGELFNQHPDVFYLYEPMWHLWQALYPGDAESLQGALRDMLRSLFRCDFSVLRLYAPPGDPAARAPDTANLTTAALFRWRTNKVICSPPLCPGAPRARAEVGLVEDTACERSCPPVAIRALEAECRKYPVVVIKDVRLLDLGVLVPLLRDPGLNLKVVQLFRDPRAVHNSRLKSRQGLLRESIQVLRTRQRGDRFHRVLLAHGVGARPGGQSRALPAAPRADFFLTGALEVICEAWLRDLLFARGAPAWLRRRYLRLRYEDLVRQPRAQLRRLLRFSGLRALAALDAFALNMTRGAAYGADRPFHLSARDAREAVHAWRERLSREQVRQVEAACAPAMRLLAYPRSGEEGDAEQPRDGETPLEMDADGAT, via the coding sequence ATGAAGGGCCGGCGGCGGCGACGCCGAGAGTACTGCAAGTTCGCGCTGCTGTTGGTGCTGTACACGCTGGTGCTGTTGCTCGTCCCCTCCGTATTGGACGGCGGCCGCGACGGGGACAAGGGCGCCGAGCACTGCCCCGGCCTGCAGCGCAGCCTGGGAGTGTGGAGCCtggaggcggcggcggccggcGAACGCGAGCAGGGCGCGGAGGCGCGGGCCGCCGAGGAAGGGGGCGCGAACCAGTCCCCTCGGTTCCCAAGCAACCTCAGCGGCGCTGTCGGGGAGGCAGTGTCTCGCGAGAAGCAGCACATCTACGTGCATGCTACCTGGCGCACTGGCTCGTCCTTCCTGGGCGAACTCTTTAACCAGCACCCGGACGTTTTCTACTTGTATGAGCCCATGTGGCATCTATGGCAGGCGCTGTATCCGGGCGACGCCGAGAGCTTGCAGGGCGCGCTGCGCGACATGCTGCGTTCGCTCTTCCGCTGCGACTTCTCCGTGCTGCGGCTGTACGCGCCGCCGGGGGACCCCGCTGCGCGCGCCCCGGACACGGCCAATCTTACCACGGCCGCCCTCTTCCGCTGGCGGACTAACAAGGTCATCTGCTCGCCGCCACTGTGTCCTGGCGCACCCCGTGCCCGGGCCGAGGTGGGCCTCGTCGAGGACACCGCCTGCGAGCGCAGCTGCCCACCCGTGGCGATACGCGCCCTGGAGGCCGAGTGCCGAAAGTACCCGGTGGTGGTCATCAAGGACGTGCGCCTGCTCGATCTGGGCGTGCTGGTGCCCCTGTTGCGTGACCCAGGCCTCAACCTGAAGGTGGTGCAGCTTTTCCGCGACCCGAGGGCGGTGCACAACTCGCGCCTCAAGTCTAGGCAGGGACTGCTGCGCGAGAGCATCCAGGTGCTGCGCACCCGCCAGAGGGGCGACCGCTTCCACCGTGTGCTGCTGGCGCACGGCGTGGGTGCTCGCCCCGGGGGCCAGTCTCGCGCGCTGCCCGCCGCGCCGCGCGCCGATTTCTTCCTGACCGGTGCGCTCGAGGTGATCTGCGAAGCCTGGCTGCGCGATCTGCTTTTCGCGCGCGGTGCGCCCGCCTGGCTGCGGCGCCGCTACCTGAGGCTGCGCTATGAGGACCTGGTGCGGCAGCCACGCGCCCAGCTGCGCCGCCTGCTGCGCTTCTCCGGGCTACGCGCGCTCGCAGCGCTCGATGCCTTCGCGCTCAACATGACTCGCGGCGCGGCCTACGGCGCCGACCGGCCCTTCCACCTGTCAGCGCGCGACGCCCGGGAGGCGGTGCACGCCTGGCGCGAGCGCCTGAGCCGAGAGCAGGTGCGCCAGGTGGAGGCCGCCTGCGCTCCAGCCATGCGTCTGCTCGCCTACCCTCGCAGCGGAGAGGAGGGCGACGCGGAGCAGCCCAGGGACGGGGAGACGCCGCTGGAGATGGATGCCGACGGCGCCACGTAG